One segment of Bacteroides caecimuris DNA contains the following:
- a CDS encoding transcriptional regulator — protein MDNDMKTTIEKLEKYASSTPSKWREALEYRQENKTWLRYSQRIAMLMLDKMDELGINQKQLAEMMSCSQQYISKILKGRENLSLETLSKIEGALGISIIKEEQVAV, from the coding sequence ATGGATAATGACATGAAAACAACCATTGAGAAGTTGGAAAAATATGCATCTTCAACTCCTTCCAAATGGCGTGAGGCACTGGAATACAGGCAGGAGAACAAAACGTGGCTCCGATATTCGCAACGCATAGCCATGTTGATGCTGGACAAAATGGACGAATTGGGAATAAACCAAAAGCAACTGGCAGAAATGATGAGTTGCAGCCAACAGTATATCTCGAAAATATTGAAAGGACGGGAAAATCTTTCATTGGAGACTCTTTCCAAAATAGAAGGAGCGTTGGGTATCTCTATTATCAAAGAAGAACAGGTAGCTGTATAA